A part of Variovorax sp. HW608 genomic DNA contains:
- a CDS encoding HpcH/HpaI aldolase/citrate lyase family protein: protein MSAGSSSTVHPRTVLLGAQAGAVVLPVCDHYSGVEARMRKSLALQAEMADEFGACVFDVTLDCEDGAPVGGEAEHAALVTELALAAAPDMRVGVRVHPVDHPSFAGDVITIAGRAGHRLSHLMVPKVESALDVGVAVEALEAAGAEALPLHVLIESPLAVHQAFEIAAHPRVQSLSFGLMDFVSAHGGAIPADGMGAKGQFTHPLVVRAKLEIASAAHAHGKVPSHCVVTEFSDVDAMRAAARKAANEFGYTRMWSIHPSQIRPILEAFAPEEGQIQIATKIIAAAAAAAWAPVSIDGTLHDRASYRHFWQVLERAHATGRALPPEASAWFATPSS from the coding sequence ATGAGCGCGGGATCTTCTTCCACAGTCCATCCGCGCACGGTGCTGCTGGGCGCCCAGGCGGGCGCCGTGGTGCTGCCTGTCTGCGACCACTACAGCGGCGTCGAAGCGCGCATGCGCAAGAGCCTCGCGCTGCAGGCCGAGATGGCCGACGAGTTCGGCGCCTGCGTGTTCGACGTCACGCTCGATTGCGAAGACGGTGCGCCCGTCGGCGGCGAGGCCGAGCATGCGGCGCTGGTCACCGAGCTCGCACTGGCTGCCGCGCCCGACATGCGGGTCGGCGTGCGGGTGCATCCGGTCGACCATCCGTCGTTCGCCGGCGACGTGATCACGATCGCGGGCCGTGCCGGCCATCGCCTGAGCCATCTGATGGTTCCCAAGGTGGAATCCGCCCTGGACGTGGGTGTGGCCGTCGAGGCCCTCGAGGCGGCCGGTGCCGAAGCACTGCCGCTGCACGTGCTGATCGAATCGCCGCTCGCGGTTCACCAAGCGTTCGAGATCGCGGCGCATCCGCGCGTGCAGTCCCTGAGCTTCGGCCTGATGGACTTCGTCTCGGCGCACGGCGGCGCGATCCCGGCCGACGGCATGGGCGCGAAGGGGCAGTTCACGCACCCGCTGGTGGTGCGCGCGAAGCTGGAGATCGCCTCCGCGGCCCATGCGCACGGCAAGGTGCCGTCGCATTGCGTGGTCACCGAATTCAGCGACGTCGACGCCATGCGCGCCGCCGCGAGGAAGGCCGCGAACGAATTCGGCTACACGCGGATGTGGAGCATTCATCCGAGCCAGATCCGACCGATTCTCGAAGCCTTCGCGCCCGAAGAGGGCCAGATTCAAATCGCAACAAAAATAATTGCTGCCGCGGCTGCTGCCGCGTGGGCGCCGGTCAGTATCGATGGCACATTGCATGACCGCGCCAGTTACCGCCATTTCTGGCAGGTCCTGGAACGGGCGCATGCCACCGGCCGCGCCTTGCCCCCCGAGGCGTCGGCCTGGTTTGCGACTCCCTCATCCTGA
- the feoB gene encoding ferrous iron transporter B, protein MVEATLSFKPGAASSSSPPERIALLGNPNCGKTALFNLLTGSRQKVANYAGVTVERKEGTLRTASGRRVFVLDLPGAYSLNALSADEAVTRDVVTGKSSEAPPDLLVCVTDATNLRLNLRLVLDAKRLGLPMVVALNMTDMARKQGIQVDTAALSRELGVPVIETVGVQSDGARALVETLDLPVAAAAPRAWHSPGFDEVLDTQREVRRILAATVKEPVGSLATSDRIDRVVMHPLWGMLVLAITMFLMFQAVFSWAEVPMDAIKDATAAFGELVKHVVPEGMLQSLLVDGIVAGAGGVIVFLPQILILFLFILALEDSGYLPRAAFLLDRVMGTVGLSGRSFIPLLSSFACAIPGVMATRTITNWRDRITTIMIAPLMTCSARLPVYALLIAAFIPSRTVGGVFNLQGVVLFALYVFGIVSAMAVAWVMKRFRDSKAHSPLMMELPAYRWPNPRNLALGLYERAWIFLQRVGTIILTLTILLWFLSTFPSPPEGATGPAIQYSLAGIIGRGLEHIFAPIGFNWQISIALVPGMAAREVAVGALGTVYALSATGDDVAGQLAPLLAGSWSLPTALSLLVWYVFAPQCISTLATVKRETGSWRYVLIMAGYLFGLAYMACWITYRVALALTGG, encoded by the coding sequence ATGGTTGAGGCAACGCTCAGCTTCAAGCCCGGCGCCGCGTCGTCGTCGAGTCCGCCGGAGCGCATCGCGCTGCTCGGCAATCCCAACTGCGGCAAGACCGCGCTGTTCAACCTCTTGACCGGCAGCCGCCAGAAGGTCGCGAACTACGCGGGCGTGACCGTCGAGCGCAAGGAAGGCACCTTGCGCACCGCATCGGGCCGGCGCGTCTTCGTGCTCGACCTGCCCGGCGCCTACAGCCTCAATGCGCTGTCGGCCGACGAGGCGGTCACGCGCGACGTGGTCACCGGCAAGAGCAGCGAGGCGCCGCCCGATCTGCTGGTGTGCGTCACCGATGCCACCAACCTGCGCCTCAATCTGCGGCTCGTGCTCGACGCCAAGCGCCTCGGACTGCCGATGGTGGTGGCGCTGAACATGACCGACATGGCGCGCAAGCAGGGCATCCAGGTCGACACCGCGGCGCTGTCGCGCGAGCTCGGCGTGCCGGTGATCGAGACCGTCGGCGTCCAGAGCGACGGCGCGCGCGCCTTGGTCGAAACCCTGGATCTCCCCGTTGCCGCCGCCGCGCCGCGCGCCTGGCATTCGCCGGGCTTCGACGAGGTGCTCGACACCCAGCGCGAGGTGCGCCGCATCCTGGCCGCGACCGTGAAGGAACCCGTCGGCAGCCTGGCGACCAGCGACCGCATCGACCGCGTCGTGATGCATCCGCTGTGGGGCATGCTGGTGCTGGCGATCACGATGTTCCTGATGTTCCAGGCCGTCTTCAGCTGGGCCGAAGTGCCGATGGACGCCATCAAGGACGCGACCGCCGCCTTCGGCGAACTCGTGAAGCACGTGGTGCCCGAAGGCATGCTGCAAAGCCTGCTGGTCGACGGCATCGTCGCAGGGGCCGGCGGCGTGATCGTGTTCCTGCCGCAGATCCTGATCCTGTTCCTGTTCATCCTGGCGCTGGAGGATTCGGGCTACCTGCCGCGCGCGGCCTTCCTGCTCGACCGCGTCATGGGCACGGTGGGGTTGTCGGGCCGTTCCTTCATTCCGCTGCTGTCGAGCTTCGCCTGCGCCATCCCCGGTGTGATGGCGACGCGCACCATCACCAACTGGCGCGACCGGATCACCACGATCATGATCGCGCCGCTCATGACCTGCTCGGCGCGCCTGCCGGTCTATGCGCTGCTGATCGCTGCCTTCATTCCGTCGCGCACCGTGGGCGGCGTGTTCAATCTCCAGGGGGTGGTGCTGTTCGCGCTGTACGTCTTCGGCATCGTCTCGGCGATGGCGGTGGCATGGGTCATGAAGCGCTTCCGCGACAGCAAGGCGCATTCGCCCTTGATGATGGAGCTGCCGGCCTACCGCTGGCCCAATCCGCGCAATCTCGCGCTGGGGCTCTACGAGCGCGCCTGGATCTTCCTGCAGCGCGTGGGCACGATCATTCTCACGCTCACGATCCTGTTGTGGTTCCTCTCGACCTTCCCTTCGCCGCCGGAAGGCGCGACCGGACCGGCGATCCAGTACAGCCTGGCCGGCATCATCGGCCGCGGGCTCGAACACATCTTCGCGCCCATCGGGTTCAACTGGCAGATCTCGATCGCGCTCGTGCCCGGCATGGCCGCGCGCGAGGTGGCGGTGGGCGCGCTCGGCACCGTCTATGCGCTTTCGGCCACCGGTGACGACGTCGCGGGCCAGCTGGCGCCCCTGCTCGCGGGGAGCTGGTCGCTGCCGACGGCACTCTCGCTGCTGGTGTGGTACGTCTTCGCGCCGCAGTGCATCTCGACGCTCGCCACGGTCAAGCGCGAGACCGGCTCGTGGCGCTACGTGCTGATCATGGCCGGCTACCTGTTCGGACTCGCCTACATGGCGTGCTGGATCACCTACCGGGTGGCCCTGGCTCTCACAGGAGGATGA
- the acnB gene encoding bifunctional aconitate hydratase 2/2-methylisocitrate dehydratase, with protein sequence MLQAYADHVAERAALGIPPLPLTAKQTAELIELMKAPAPANAEQLLDLLTHRVPAGVDDAAKVKASYLAAVAHGTEKSALLSRARATQLLGTMLGGYNIGPLVDLLDDAEVGAAAADGLKKTLLMFDQFHDVKEKADKGNANAKAVLQSWADAEWFTSRPEVPKSLTITVFKVPGETNTDDLSPAPDATTRPDIPMHALAMLKNKRDGAPFQPEEDGKRGPVKFIESLKAKGHQVAYVGDVVGTGSSRKSATNSVLWFTGEDIPFIPNKRFGGVCLGNKIAPIFYNTMEDAGALPIELDVSQMEMGDVVELRPYEGKALKDGKVIAEFKVKSDVLFDEVRAGGRIPLIIGRGLTAKAREALGLPVSTLFRLPVSPVDTRKGFSLAQKMVGRACGLPEGQGVRPGTYCEPKMTSVGSQDTTGPMTRDELKDLACLGFSADLVMQSFCHTAAYPKKVDVKMHHELPDFISTRGGVSLRPGDGVIHSWLNRLLTPDTVGTGGDSHTRFPIGISFPAGSGLVAFAAATGVMPLDMPESVLVRFKGKMQPGVTLRDLVNAIPLYAIKQGLLTVEKKGKKNIFSGRILEIEGLPDLKVEQAFELSDASAERSAAGCTVHLNKEPIIEYINSNITLMKWMIAEGYADARTLGRRIAAQEAWLKNPQLLKGDADAEYAAVIEIDLADIHEPIVACPNDPDDVKTLSDVAGAQIDEVFIGSCMTNIGHFRAASKLLEGKRDIPVKLWIAPPTKMDAHQLTEEGHYGVFGNAGARTEMPGCSLCMGNQAQVREGATVMSTSTRNFPNRLGKNTNVYLGSAELAAICSRLGRIPTKEEYMASAGVLDAASGQIYQYLNFDRLDEYKEVAAGVAA encoded by the coding sequence ATGTTGCAAGCCTACGCTGACCACGTTGCCGAGCGCGCCGCGCTCGGTATCCCGCCCCTGCCGCTGACCGCGAAGCAGACCGCCGAATTGATCGAGCTCATGAAGGCCCCGGCCCCGGCCAACGCCGAGCAGCTGCTCGATCTGCTGACGCATCGCGTTCCCGCCGGCGTGGACGACGCGGCCAAGGTGAAGGCGAGCTACCTGGCCGCCGTGGCGCATGGCACCGAGAAGAGCGCACTGCTGTCGCGCGCACGTGCCACCCAACTGCTCGGCACCATGCTCGGCGGCTACAACATCGGACCGCTGGTCGACCTGCTCGATGACGCCGAAGTCGGTGCTGCCGCCGCGGACGGCCTGAAGAAGACGCTCCTGATGTTCGACCAGTTCCACGACGTCAAGGAAAAGGCCGACAAGGGCAACGCCAACGCCAAGGCCGTGCTGCAAAGCTGGGCCGACGCCGAGTGGTTCACCAGCCGTCCCGAAGTGCCCAAGAGCCTCACCATCACGGTGTTCAAGGTGCCCGGCGAAACCAACACCGACGACCTGTCGCCCGCACCCGATGCGACGACCCGTCCCGACATCCCGATGCACGCGCTCGCGATGCTCAAGAACAAGCGCGACGGCGCACCGTTCCAGCCCGAGGAAGACGGCAAGCGCGGCCCGGTCAAGTTCATCGAATCGCTGAAGGCCAAGGGCCACCAGGTGGCCTACGTCGGCGACGTGGTCGGCACCGGCTCCAGCCGCAAGTCGGCCACCAATTCGGTGCTGTGGTTCACCGGCGAGGACATCCCCTTCATCCCCAACAAGCGCTTCGGCGGCGTGTGCCTCGGCAACAAGATCGCGCCGATCTTCTACAACACGATGGAAGACGCGGGCGCGCTGCCGATCGAGCTCGACGTGAGCCAGATGGAAATGGGCGACGTGGTCGAGCTGCGTCCCTACGAAGGCAAGGCGCTCAAGGACGGCAAGGTCATCGCCGAATTCAAGGTCAAGAGCGACGTGCTGTTCGACGAAGTGCGCGCCGGCGGCCGCATTCCTCTGATCATCGGCCGCGGCCTGACGGCCAAGGCACGTGAAGCGCTGGGCCTGCCGGTCTCGACGCTGTTCCGCCTGCCGGTGAGCCCGGTCGACACCAGGAAGGGCTTCTCGCTGGCGCAGAAGATGGTCGGCCGCGCCTGCGGTCTGCCCGAAGGCCAAGGCGTGCGCCCCGGCACCTACTGCGAGCCCAAGATGACCTCGGTCGGCAGCCAGGACACCACTGGCCCGATGACCCGCGACGAACTCAAGGACCTCGCCTGCCTCGGCTTCAGCGCCGACCTGGTGATGCAGTCGTTCTGCCACACCGCGGCCTACCCGAAGAAGGTCGACGTGAAGATGCACCACGAGCTGCCGGACTTCATCTCGACCCGCGGCGGCGTGTCGCTGCGTCCGGGCGACGGCGTGATCCACAGCTGGCTCAACCGCCTGCTGACGCCCGACACCGTGGGCACCGGCGGCGACAGCCACACGCGTTTCCCGATCGGCATCAGCTTCCCGGCCGGCTCGGGCCTGGTGGCTTTCGCGGCCGCGACCGGCGTGATGCCGCTGGACATGCCCGAATCGGTGCTGGTGCGCTTCAAGGGCAAGATGCAGCCGGGCGTGACCCTGCGCGACCTCGTCAACGCGATCCCGCTGTACGCGATCAAGCAAGGCCTGCTGACGGTCGAGAAGAAGGGCAAGAAGAACATCTTCTCGGGCCGCATCCTCGAGATCGAGGGCCTGCCGGACCTGAAGGTCGAACAGGCCTTCGAGCTCAGCGACGCTTCGGCCGAGCGCTCCGCCGCCGGCTGCACGGTTCACCTGAACAAGGAACCGATCATCGAATACATCAACAGCAACATCACGCTGATGAAGTGGATGATCGCCGAGGGCTATGCCGACGCGCGCACGCTGGGCCGCCGCATCGCCGCGCAGGAAGCCTGGCTCAAGAACCCGCAGCTCCTGAAGGGCGACGCCGACGCCGAATACGCGGCCGTGATCGAGATCGACCTGGCCGACATCCACGAGCCGATCGTGGCCTGCCCGAACGATCCGGACGACGTGAAGACGCTGTCCGACGTCGCCGGCGCGCAGATCGACGAAGTGTTCATCGGTTCGTGCATGACCAACATCGGCCACTTCCGCGCGGCTTCCAAGCTGCTCGAAGGCAAGCGCGACATCCCGGTCAAGCTCTGGATCGCGCCGCCGACCAAGATGGACGCCCACCAGCTCACCGAGGAAGGCCACTACGGCGTGTTCGGCAACGCCGGTGCGCGCACCGAGATGCCCGGCTGCTCGCTGTGCATGGGCAACCAGGCGCAGGTGCGCGAGGGCGCGACGGTGATGTCGACCAGCACGCGGAACTTCCCGAACCGCCTGGGCAAGAACACCAACGTGTACCTCGGCAGCGCCGAGCTGGCCGCGATCTGCTCGCGCCTCGGCCGCATCCCGACGAAGGAAGAGTACATGGCGAGCGCCGGTGTGCTGGATGCCGCGAGCGGCCAGATCTACCAGTACCTGAACTTCGACCGCCTCGACGAATACAAGGAAGTGGCGGCCGGCGTCGCAGCCTGA
- the tam gene encoding trans-aconitate 2-methyltransferase — protein MLDWNPALYRRYEDERTRPAQELLARVPLKEAARVFDLGCGPGNSTELLAHRFPGAQVVGTDNSEAMLVSARERLPQARFEFSDISVWRPETPPDLIYANAALQWVPDHKALIPRLFAALAPGGVLAIQMPDNRQEPTHRIMRELASEAPWANAIGDADRMRTELLGIEGYYDLLAADAAQVDVWRTAYQHPMASAAAIVEWVRGTGLKPFVDRLTPELQSSYLAEYERRIDAAYPPRADGRRLLAFPRMFIVARRKA, from the coding sequence ATGCTCGACTGGAATCCCGCGCTCTACCGTCGCTACGAGGACGAGCGCACCCGTCCCGCGCAGGAATTGCTGGCGCGCGTGCCTCTCAAGGAGGCTGCCCGCGTCTTCGATCTCGGTTGCGGGCCGGGCAATTCCACCGAGCTGCTGGCTCATCGGTTCCCCGGCGCGCAGGTCGTCGGGACCGACAACTCCGAAGCGATGCTGGTCAGTGCGCGCGAGCGCCTGCCCCAGGCCCGCTTCGAGTTCAGCGACATTTCCGTCTGGCGGCCCGAGACGCCGCCGGACCTCATCTACGCCAATGCCGCTCTCCAGTGGGTGCCCGACCACAAGGCACTGATCCCGCGGCTCTTCGCGGCCCTGGCGCCTGGTGGCGTGCTGGCGATCCAGATGCCGGACAACCGGCAGGAGCCCACCCACCGCATCATGCGCGAGCTCGCGTCCGAGGCGCCGTGGGCCAACGCCATCGGCGATGCCGACCGGATGCGCACCGAGCTGCTGGGCATCGAGGGCTACTACGACCTGCTCGCGGCCGATGCCGCCCAGGTCGATGTCTGGCGCACCGCCTACCAGCACCCCATGGCATCCGCCGCAGCGATCGTCGAATGGGTTCGCGGCACGGGCCTGAAGCCCTTCGTCGACCGCCTGACGCCGGAACTGCAGTCCAGCTATCTCGCCGAGTACGAGCGCCGCATCGACGCCGCCTATCCGCCTCGCGCCGACGGCCGCCGCTTGCTGGCTTTTCCGCGCATGTTCATCGTGGCACGGCGTAAGGCATGA
- a CDS encoding helix-turn-helix domain-containing protein — MSLRSTPPTAADPFGTHLRHWRQHRRLSQLDLAHEAQVSTRHLSYVETGRAEPSREMVLRLAERLEVPLRERNALLVAAGYAPMYRQRSLDDPALASARRAVELVLKGHEPFPALAVDRHWNLVAHNALVPLLMAGAAPELVKPPINVLRLSLHPGGLAPRIANLQQWRAHLLERLQQQIAATGDAALSALHDELAAYPMPKVGHDAPAAGAELANVVVPFQLVTPSGILSFISTTTIFGTPVDVTLQELAVESFFPADAQTAKALAALAAQAAA, encoded by the coding sequence ATGAGCCTTCGCAGCACCCCGCCGACCGCGGCCGATCCGTTCGGCACTCACCTCCGGCACTGGCGCCAGCATCGCCGGCTGAGCCAGCTCGATCTGGCGCACGAGGCGCAGGTCTCGACGCGCCATCTGAGCTACGTCGAGACCGGCCGCGCCGAACCCAGCCGCGAGATGGTGCTGCGGCTGGCCGAGCGGCTGGAGGTGCCGCTGCGCGAGCGCAATGCCCTGCTGGTCGCGGCCGGCTACGCGCCCATGTACCGGCAGCGCTCGCTCGACGACCCGGCGCTCGCCTCGGCGCGGCGTGCGGTCGAGCTGGTGCTCAAGGGCCACGAACCCTTCCCGGCGCTCGCGGTCGACCGCCACTGGAACCTCGTCGCACACAACGCGCTCGTGCCGCTGCTGATGGCCGGCGCAGCGCCGGAACTGGTCAAGCCGCCGATCAACGTGCTCCGGCTCAGCCTGCATCCGGGCGGATTGGCGCCGAGGATCGCGAATCTGCAGCAATGGCGGGCGCATCTGCTGGAGCGGCTCCAGCAGCAGATCGCCGCGACGGGCGATGCGGCCCTTTCAGCGCTGCACGATGAGCTGGCTGCCTATCCGATGCCCAAGGTCGGACACGACGCGCCCGCGGCCGGCGCAGAACTCGCGAACGTGGTCGTGCCTTTCCAGCTCGTGACACCGAGCGGCATCCTGAGCTTCATCAGCACGACCACGATCTTCGGCACGCCGGTGGATGTGACCTTGCAGGAGCTTGCGGTGGAGTCGTTCTTCCCGGCGGACGCACAGACGGCGAAGGCGCTGGCGGCACTGGCCGCGCAAGCCGCCGCCTGA
- a CDS encoding DUF6587 family protein, whose protein sequence is MAQQIVVALIVALAAVYAVWRWMPGNWRRAMAARVAAGSQRAGLVDEERAGRLAESLGKTSGCGSCDSCGSCSTPAARAAEAGKTSVPHSH, encoded by the coding sequence ATGGCACAACAAATCGTCGTCGCGCTGATCGTCGCGCTGGCCGCGGTCTATGCGGTCTGGCGCTGGATGCCCGGCAACTGGCGCCGGGCCATGGCCGCCAGGGTGGCCGCCGGCTCGCAACGCGCCGGGCTGGTCGATGAGGAACGGGCCGGCCGGCTCGCCGAATCGCTGGGCAAGACCTCGGGCTGCGGCTCGTGCGACAGCTGCGGCAGTTGTTCGACCCCCGCCGCCCGGGCGGCCGAAGCCGGCAAGACATCCGTGCCGCACTCCCACTGA
- a CDS encoding aconitate hydratase, with protein MAKEPAHAFAPMLKTFKTASGKSGKYWSLKELAKKFPNVDKLPVSIRIVLESVLRNCDGQKVTAEHVEQLANWAPNAERTEEIPFVVTRVVLQDFTGVPLLADLAAMRSVTAALGKSPKTIEPLVPVDLVVDHSVMVDHYGTPKALDLNMKLEFQRNNERYQFMKWGMQAFDTFGVVPPGFGIVHQVNLEYFARGVYKSANDKGDAPVYYPDSLVGTDSHTTMINGIGVVGWGVGGIEAEAAMLGQPVYFLTPDVVGFELTGKLREGVTATDLVLYVTSILRSEKVVGKFVEFFGPGAASIAVPDRATIGNMAPEYGATMGFFPVDEMTLAYFKGTGRTDAEVERFEAYYKAQGLFGMPAPGELNYTKVVRLDLGSVTPSLAGPKRPQDRIDLGDLSTRFAELYSKPIEANGFNLPAGTLKTRHPLPDDGGAAAEQDAAAPAPGAPRTAVEMVANRSTREAAHVGETAPKSPSGKVTIGNGDVLIAAITSCTNTSNPSVLLAAGLLAKKAVEAGLTVKPHVKTSLAPGSRIVTEYLEKAGLLPYLEKLGFYLAGYGCTTCIGNAGDLAPEINEAITKNNLVGAAVLSGNRNFEARIHPNLKANFLASPPLVVAYAIAGNVMVDLMTQPVGKGRKGQDVYLGDIWPSAREIDENLRYAMNAKAFRKNYDQIKDNPGKLWSSIKGTTGQVYDWPESTYIAEPPFFEGFKMEPQAADAGFTGARIMALFGDSITTDHISPAGSIKESSPAGIWLKANGVSKADFNSYGSRRGNHEVMMRGTFANVRIKNLMIPAAPDGSREEGGVTLFQPGGEKMPIYDAAMKYIGQDVPTIVFGGEEYGTGSSRDWAAKGTQLLGIKAVVARSFERIHRANLVGMGVLPLQFRGADSWESLGLAGDEKIDVVIGGELKPQMDVKLVVHRADGGQQEVAVRLRIDTPIEVDYYKHGGILPFVLRQLLAEA; from the coding sequence ATGGCCAAAGAACCGGCACACGCCTTTGCCCCCATGCTGAAAACCTTCAAGACCGCATCGGGCAAGTCCGGGAAATACTGGTCGCTCAAGGAACTCGCGAAGAAATTCCCGAACGTCGACAAGCTGCCGGTCTCGATCCGCATCGTGCTCGAATCGGTGCTGCGCAACTGCGATGGGCAGAAGGTCACGGCCGAGCATGTCGAGCAGCTCGCAAACTGGGCGCCCAATGCCGAACGCACCGAGGAGATCCCCTTCGTCGTGACGCGCGTGGTGCTGCAGGACTTCACCGGCGTGCCGCTCCTGGCGGACCTGGCCGCGATGCGCAGCGTCACGGCGGCGCTCGGCAAATCGCCCAAGACCATCGAGCCGCTGGTGCCGGTGGACCTGGTGGTCGACCACTCGGTGATGGTGGATCACTACGGCACGCCGAAGGCGCTCGACCTCAACATGAAGCTCGAGTTCCAGCGCAACAACGAGCGCTACCAGTTCATGAAGTGGGGCATGCAGGCTTTCGACACCTTCGGCGTCGTGCCGCCGGGCTTCGGCATCGTGCACCAGGTCAACCTCGAGTACTTCGCGCGCGGCGTCTACAAGAGCGCGAACGATAAGGGTGACGCGCCGGTCTACTACCCCGATTCGCTGGTCGGCACCGACAGCCACACCACCATGATCAACGGCATCGGCGTGGTCGGCTGGGGCGTCGGCGGCATCGAGGCCGAGGCCGCGATGCTGGGGCAGCCGGTGTATTTCCTCACGCCCGACGTGGTGGGCTTCGAGCTCACCGGCAAGCTGCGCGAAGGCGTGACCGCCACCGATCTGGTGCTGTACGTCACTTCGATCCTGCGCAGCGAGAAGGTGGTCGGCAAGTTCGTCGAGTTCTTCGGACCCGGCGCGGCATCGATCGCGGTGCCCGATCGCGCCACGATCGGCAACATGGCGCCCGAGTACGGCGCGACCATGGGCTTCTTCCCGGTCGACGAGATGACGCTCGCCTATTTCAAGGGCACCGGCCGCACCGATGCGGAAGTCGAGCGTTTCGAGGCCTACTACAAGGCGCAGGGCCTCTTCGGCATGCCGGCGCCCGGCGAACTCAACTACACCAAGGTCGTCCGGCTCGATCTCGGCAGCGTGACACCGAGCCTGGCGGGCCCGAAGCGCCCGCAGGACCGCATCGACCTCGGGGACCTTTCGACCAGGTTTGCGGAGCTCTACAGCAAGCCGATCGAAGCGAATGGCTTCAACCTGCCGGCCGGCACGCTGAAGACGCGTCATCCGCTGCCCGATGATGGAGGCGCGGCGGCGGAGCAGGATGCCGCCGCCCCGGCGCCCGGCGCGCCGCGGACCGCGGTCGAGATGGTCGCCAACCGCTCGACCCGCGAAGCCGCCCATGTGGGCGAGACCGCGCCCAAGTCGCCGTCGGGCAAGGTCACGATCGGCAACGGCGACGTGCTGATCGCCGCGATCACCTCCTGCACCAACACCTCGAACCCGAGCGTGCTGCTCGCGGCCGGCCTCTTGGCCAAGAAGGCGGTGGAAGCGGGGCTGACGGTCAAGCCGCACGTGAAGACCTCGCTCGCGCCCGGCTCGCGCATCGTGACCGAGTACCTCGAGAAGGCGGGCCTGCTGCCATATCTGGAGAAGCTCGGCTTCTACCTCGCGGGCTACGGTTGCACCACCTGCATCGGCAACGCGGGCGATCTCGCGCCCGAGATCAACGAGGCGATCACGAAGAACAACCTCGTCGGCGCGGCGGTGCTGTCCGGCAACCGCAATTTCGAGGCCCGGATCCATCCGAATCTGAAGGCCAACTTCCTGGCCTCGCCGCCGCTGGTCGTGGCCTACGCGATCGCCGGCAACGTGATGGTCGACCTCATGACGCAGCCGGTGGGCAAGGGCAGGAAGGGGCAGGACGTCTACCTCGGCGACATCTGGCCGAGCGCCAGGGAGATCGACGAGAACCTGCGCTACGCGATGAACGCGAAGGCCTTCCGCAAGAACTACGACCAGATCAAGGACAACCCCGGCAAGCTCTGGAGCAGCATCAAGGGCACGACGGGGCAGGTGTACGACTGGCCCGAGTCCACCTACATCGCCGAGCCGCCGTTCTTCGAGGGCTTCAAGATGGAGCCGCAGGCGGCCGACGCGGGCTTCACCGGCGCGCGGATCATGGCGCTGTTCGGCGACTCGATCACCACCGACCACATCTCGCCGGCCGGCTCCATCAAGGAGAGCTCGCCCGCGGGCATCTGGCTCAAGGCGAACGGCGTCTCGAAGGCCGACTTCAACAGCTACGGTTCGCGCCGCGGCAACCATGAAGTGATGATGCGCGGCACCTTTGCCAACGTGCGCATCAAGAACCTCATGATCCCGGCCGCACCGGACGGTTCGCGCGAGGAGGGCGGCGTGACGCTGTTCCAGCCGGGCGGCGAGAAGATGCCGATCTACGACGCCGCGATGAAGTACATCGGACAGGACGTGCCGACCATCGTCTTCGGCGGCGAGGAATACGGCACCGGCTCATCGCGCGACTGGGCCGCCAAGGGCACCCAGCTGCTCGGCATCAAGGCCGTGGTGGCGCGCAGCTTCGAGCGCATCCACCGCGCGAACCTCGTCGGCATGGGCGTGCTGCCACTGCAGTTCCGCGGCGCGGATTCGTGGGAAAGCCTGGGCCTTGCCGGCGACGAGAAGATCGACGTCGTGATCGGCGGCGAACTCAAGCCGCAGATGGACGTCAAGCTGGTCGTGCACCGCGCCGACGGCGGCCAGCAGGAAGTGGCGGTGCGGTTGCGCATCGACACGCCGATCGAGGTCGACTACTACAAGCACGGGGGCATCCTGCCGTTCGTGCTGCGGCAGTTGCTGGCTGAAGCCTGA
- a CDS encoding FeoA family protein has product MTNSTGTALAAISLHQLPNRQWATVLDVARPDSPEDRDLALRLTEIGFVPGEAVCIVANGVPGREPLAVRLGHTTFALRRHEAALIRVTPGAAGHG; this is encoded by the coding sequence GTGACGAATTCGACCGGCACGGCCCTGGCCGCCATCAGCCTCCATCAACTCCCCAACCGTCAGTGGGCGACGGTGCTCGACGTCGCGCGGCCGGATTCGCCCGAGGACCGCGACCTGGCCCTCAGGCTGACCGAGATCGGATTCGTCCCCGGCGAGGCGGTCTGCATCGTCGCCAACGGCGTGCCGGGGCGCGAGCCGCTGGCGGTGCGGCTGGGCCATACGACCTTCGCACTGCGCCGTCATGAGGCAGCGCTGATCCGCGTCACCCCGGGAGCGGCCGGCCATGGTTGA